A genome region from Chloroflexia bacterium SDU3-3 includes the following:
- a CDS encoding alpha/beta hydrolase codes for MATRTIVLIHGLSVSKHSWDGWAAHYAAQGYRVIAPVYHPGLDKPFEILRQNVDDPILQAITLPQVIAHLVDTISALDEQPIIMGHSFGGLLTQLMLQRGLGVAGIAIDSAPPKGVLPTQWSFLRSAWPAVNPLIPASTPWMMTFEQFQYAWVHPLPLDQQRAAYESIIVPESRGLYRSALTDDAKVEWNKARAPLLLIGGEQDHILPAALNRANYQKYAHADAITEYKEFPGRTHYTVVAGESWEEVADYALDWAVAAQALGAKRAIGGATMPI; via the coding sequence GGCAACCAGAACTATCGTACTCATCCACGGCCTTTCGGTCAGCAAACACAGCTGGGATGGCTGGGCAGCCCACTATGCGGCCCAGGGCTACCGCGTGATCGCGCCGGTCTACCACCCAGGGCTCGATAAGCCTTTCGAGATCCTGCGGCAGAACGTCGATGACCCGATCCTGCAAGCGATCACGCTCCCCCAGGTGATCGCGCACCTGGTGGACACGATCTCGGCGCTGGATGAGCAGCCGATTATCATGGGCCACTCGTTCGGCGGGCTGCTCACCCAGCTCATGCTGCAGCGCGGGCTGGGCGTGGCGGGCATCGCCATCGACAGCGCGCCGCCCAAGGGCGTGCTGCCGACGCAGTGGTCGTTCCTGCGCTCGGCGTGGCCTGCGGTGAACCCGCTGATCCCGGCGAGCACACCGTGGATGATGACCTTCGAGCAGTTCCAGTACGCCTGGGTGCACCCGCTGCCGCTCGACCAGCAGCGCGCCGCCTACGAGTCGATCATCGTGCCCGAGTCGCGGGGCCTGTACCGCAGCGCCCTGACCGATGATGCCAAGGTGGAGTGGAACAAGGCGCGCGCGCCGCTGCTGCTGATCGGTGGAGAGCAGGATCACATCCTGCCCGCCGCGCTGAACCGCGCAAACTACCAGAAGTACGCCCACGCCGACGCGATCACCGAGTACAAAGAGTTCCCAGGCCGCACCCACTACACCGTCGTGGCGGGCGAGAGCTGGGAGGAGGTGGCCGACTACGCGCTCGACTGGGCGGTGGCGGCCCAGGCGCTAGGCGCGAAGCGTGCCATAGGCGG